The following are from one region of the Dreissena polymorpha isolate Duluth1 chromosome 2, UMN_Dpol_1.0, whole genome shotgun sequence genome:
- the LOC127870466 gene encoding ATP-dependent DNA helicase Q1-like produces MIVIVIAPINAIMEEQVRELRAKGIMACSLSYSGSGATTFDAEEDMEDTDCDDKVILPKEVTMKELMDGKYHIIYTHPECLFQSKAIAKMIRSKHYQEHLCGIVIDEVHMILEWQVCFKPHNINI; encoded by the exons ATGATAGTTATTGTCATTGCACCAATCAATGCAATAATGGAAGAACAG GTGCGGGAGTTGCGTGCCAAAGGGATCATGGCATGTTCCTTATCATACAGTGGTTCTGGAGCGACAACTTTTGATGCTGAAGAAGACATGGAAGACACGGATTGCGATG ACAAGGTGATTCTTCCTAAAGAAGTCACAATGAAGGAACTGATGGATGGAAAATACCACATCATCTATACACACCCAGAGTGTTTGTTCCAAAGCAAAGCCATTGCCAAGATGATCAGATCAAAGCATTACCAAGAGCACCTTTGCGGCATTGTTATTGATGAGGTCCACATGATATTGGAATGGCAAGTTTGTTTTAAACCTCATAATATCAATATATGA